One window from the genome of Nomascus leucogenys isolate Asia chromosome 12, Asia_NLE_v1, whole genome shotgun sequence encodes:
- the S100A11 gene encoding protein S100-A11, giving the protein MAKISSPTETERCIESLIAVFQKYAGKDGYNYTLSKTEFLSFMNTELAAFTKNQKDPGVLDRMMKKLDTNSDGQLDFSEFLNLIGGLAMACHDSFLKAVPSQKRT; this is encoded by the exons ATG gcAAAAATCTCCAGCCCTACAGAGACTGAGCGGTGCATCGAGTCCCTGATTGCTGTTTTCCAGAAGTATGCTGGAAAGGATGGTTATAACTACACTCTCTCCAAGACAGAGTTCCTAAGCTTCATGAATACAGAACTGGCTGCCTTCACAAAG AACCAGAAGGACCCTGGTGTCCTTGACCGCATGATGAAGAAACTGGACACCAACAGTGATGGTCAGCTAGATTTCTCAGAATTTCTTAATCTGATTGGTGGCCTAGCTATGGCTTGCCATGACTCCTTCCTCAAAGCTGTCCCTTCCCAGAAGCGGACCTGA